A stretch of the Alnus glutinosa chromosome 6, dhAlnGlut1.1, whole genome shotgun sequence genome encodes the following:
- the LOC133871551 gene encoding uncharacterized protein LOC133871551 has product MEDGGVGSSQGMRTKATSDVAQMFQDMARQFIAAIADFRGEAPRDVEQGCPFKRFERLNMPMFDGKQGPIESENWLVDVEEILQLAGCTEEQKVQYTAYRLSGEAKRWWNAKKVLLVQELGSERVISWELADEENRVRKFEQGLNQRILDQVVCFEIKDFVELVNKASLTEDSIKKSALAMMDSRKRVAPPRNNSQPFWKRRQNGNNHGAKFEESISTPFNSMLCSKCNCPHQGQCHMGTNMCFQCGQTRHFVRDCPRVKEGDRPQQKGSGQKQVTQARVYALTPGDVKTKNEVVTGTLPLFSSRAVVLFDSGATHSFISASYVRRYSLNIELLGIGVVVSTPVGKFVIFTKIVRKSPIHIDGRTLLADLIIFDIHGFDIILGMDWLSSNHAIIDCHHKEVIFRPPSEAEFKFIGTKIYKGSLPIEK; this is encoded by the exons ATGGAAGACGGAGGTGTAGGATCATCGCAAGGCATGAGAACCAAAGCTACCTCCGACGTGGCCCAAATGTTCCAAGATATGGCTAGGCAGTTCATCGCAGCCATAGCCGACTTCAGAGGTGAGGCACCTCGCGACGTCGAGCAAGGCTGCCCATTCAAAAGATTTGAAAGGCTTAACATGCCTATGTTTGATGGGAAGCAAGGTCCTATAGAATCTGAAAATTGGCTAGTAGACGTTGAAGAAATATTACAGCTGGCAGGATGTACAGAGGAACAGAAGGTACAATATACAGCTTATAGATTATCTGGTGAAGCCAAACGATGGTGGAATGCCAAGAAAGTACTACTAGTCCAAGAATTAGGAAGTGAAAGGGTGATCTCTTGGGAAC TAGCAGATGAAGAAAACCGAGTGAGGAAGTTCGAACAGGGCCTCAATCAACGAATTCTTGATCAGGTCGTATGCTTTGAAATCAAAGATTTTGTGGAATTAGTTAACAAGGCTTCTTTGACTGAAGACAGTATTAAGAAGAGTGCTTTGGCAATGATGGATTCGCGGAAAAGGGTAGCACCTCCAAGAAACAACAGTCAACCCTTCTGGAAACGAAGACAAAATGGGAACAACCACGGAGCCAAATTTGAAGAGAGTATATCAACCCCATTCAATAGCATGCTCTGTTCCAAATGTAACTGTCCTCATCAAGGACAATGTCATATGGGGACTAACATGTGTTTTCAATGTGGTCAAACCAGACATTTTGTACGAGAttgccctagggtaaaggaaggAGACAGACCCCAACAAAAGGGAAGCGGACAGAAACAAGTTACTCAAGCTAGAGTATATGCCCTCACTCCTGGTGacgtaaaaacaaaaaatgaagtggTGACAGGTACTTTACCCCTATTTTCTAGTAGAGCTGTAGTTCTATTCGATTCAGGAGCTACTCATTCTTTTATATCAGCCTCTTACGTTAGAAGATATAGCCTAAATATAGAACTATTGGGGATTGGTGTAGTAGTATCTACCCCTGTGGGAAAATTTGTGATATTCACGAAAATTGTTCGTAAAAGCCCTATTCATATAGATGGGAGAACCTTATTAGCTGATTTGATAATATTTGATATACATGGGTTCGACATCATCCTAGGTATGGATTGGTTGTCAAGCAACCACGCGATAATTGATTGCCATCACAAAGAAGTAATTTTTAGACCACCATCAGAAGCTGAGTTTAAATTCATAGGGACAAAG ATTTACAAGGGCTCCCTCCCGATCGAGAAATAG
- the LOC133871552 gene encoding protein JINGUBANG-like has product MESPSTHISMESPESPWTLSPLQTPSPSLLYHCIASLHRHDGNIYSIAVSKGLVFTGCESNRIRAWRQPDGMERGCLKAPSGQVRAILAYGNMLFTTHKDHKIRVWNFTVSDSFRCKKVSSLPRRSSFLLYPTQKHKDSVSCIAYYHAEGLLYTGSYDKTVKAWRISDKKCVDSFVAHADNVNAILVNQDDGCVFTCSSDGSVKIWRRVYTENSHTLTMTLKFQPSPVYTLGLSKTSFNTFFLYSGSSDGSIHFWEKEKMCYRFNHGGFLQGHRFAVLCLVAIEKLIFSGSEDTTIRIWRREEGSCFHECLAVMDGHRGPVRCLAVSLEMEKVVMGFLVYSASLDQTFKIWRVKVLPDEKICFDYFDQSDSTKTMDCETSPVLSPSWVEKKLQVDDIP; this is encoded by the coding sequence ATGGAATCACCCAGCACCCACATATCCATGGAAAGCCCGGAATCACCATGGACACTCTCCCCTCTCCAAACCCCTTCTCCTTCACTGCTTTATCACTGCATAGCCTCGCTCCACCGCCACGACGGCAACATATATTCCATCGCAGTTTCTAAGGGACTAGTCTTCACCGGCTGTGAGAGTAACCGAATTCGTGCATGGAGGCAACCAGACGGCATGGAGCGGGGATGTCTTAAGGCTCCTTCCGGTCAGGTCCGGGCCATTTTAGCATATGGTAACATGCTATTTACTACGCATAAAGATCACAAAATCCGAGTGTGGAACTTCACGGTTTCAGATAGCTTTCGGTGCAAGAAGGTCTCCTCCCTTCCTAGAAGAAGCTCATTTCTTTTGTACCCAACCCAAAAACACAAGGATTCTGTTTCTTGCATTGCTTATTACCATGCAGAAGGGCTACTATACACTGGCTCCTACGACAAAACAGTCAAGGCTTGGCGGATTTCAGATAAGAAATGCGTGGACTCGTTTGTCGCGCATGCAGATAATGTAAATGCGATATTGGTGAACCAAGATGATGGGTGCGTTTTCACATGCTCCTCTGATGGGTCTGTTAAAATATGGAGAAGGGTATACACAGAAAACTCTCACACCCTCACCATGACTCTGAAATTCCAGCCATCCCCAGTTTATACATTAGGCTTAAGCAAGACATCCTTCAACACTTTTTTCCTCTATTCAGGGTCCTCAGACGGTAGCATTCACTTTtgggagaaagaaaaaatgtgttACAGATTTAACCATGGAGGATTTTTACAGGGCCATCGTTTCGCTGTTCTTTGCCTAGTGGCTATTGAGAAGTTGATATTTAGCGGGTCAGAGGACACAACGATTAGGATTTGGAGGAGAGAGGAGGGGAGTTGTTTCCATGAATGTTTGGCCGTGATGGATGGACACAGAGGACCTGTGAGATGCTTGGCTGTTTCTTTGGAGATGGAAAAGGTTGTGATGGGGTTTTTAGTGTATAGTGCAAGCTTGGACCAAACTTTTAAGATTTGGAGGGTTAAGGTTTTGCCTGATGAGAAAATCTGCTTTGATTATTTCGACCAAAGCGATTCCACCAAGACAATGGACTGTGAGACGAGCCCTGTGTTGTCTCCCTCGTGGGTAGAGAAGAAGCTTCAAGTTGACGACATTCCCTAG
- the LOC133871553 gene encoding secreted RxLR effector protein 161-like, translating to MKNIPYASAIGSLLYAQVCTRSDIAMVVGMLGRYQSNPRMEHWKDAKKVMRHLQGTKDYGLTFRHIDHLEVVGYSNSDFAGCVDSRKSTSGYIFLLAGGAIS from the coding sequence ATGAAGAACATTCCATATGCATCTGCAATTGGCAGTCTATTGTATGCACAAGTTTGCACTAGATCTGACATTGCAATGGTAGTTGGAATGTTGGGTCGATATCAAAGCAACCCAAGAATGGAACATTGGAAAGATGCAAAGAAAGTCATGCGGCATTTGCAAGGAACAAAGGACTATGGTTTGACATTCAGACACATtgaccatttggaggtggttgggtATTCAAATTCAGATTTTGCtggatgtgtagatagtagaaaatctACTTCAGGGTATATCTTTCTCTTGGCTGGAGGGGCTATATCCTAG